A single region of the Legionella oakridgensis ATCC 33761 = DSM 21215 genome encodes:
- a CDS encoding inorganic phosphate transporter — METSMLFILCVIFIAYLFDFINGFHDAANSIATIVTTGVLTPRQAVLWAAFFNFIAFMFFHLMVAKTIGYDLIDTHLINTSLIFSALLGAISWNLLTWYYGLPSSSSHALIGGLAGAAVALNGLAALKPAGFIKVAIGIFVSPILGFLISLLFAFILSRLLRRHSEHTLNKTFKLFQLASSAFLSLTHGGNDAQKTMGIIAVLLFSTSWLDGVFYIPFWVVISCQAVISLGTLAGGWRIVHTMGNKITKLNTMKGCIAETGAASIIFVSTEFGIPVSTTQTVTGAIAGVGLTTGLKGTHWPVLGKIYLSWLLTIPAAGMIAAILQTLLQ; from the coding sequence ATGGAAACGAGCATGCTCTTTATTCTCTGTGTTATCTTTATAGCTTACTTATTTGATTTCATTAATGGTTTTCATGATGCAGCTAACTCTATAGCAACCATCGTGACCACCGGGGTTCTAACGCCTCGCCAAGCCGTGCTTTGGGCAGCGTTCTTTAATTTTATTGCTTTTATGTTCTTTCATCTGATGGTGGCTAAAACCATTGGTTATGATCTAATCGATACCCACCTTATTAACACATCATTAATTTTCTCAGCGCTGCTAGGGGCAATTAGTTGGAACTTGTTGACCTGGTATTATGGCTTGCCCTCCAGCTCTTCTCATGCACTGATAGGCGGCCTTGCAGGGGCTGCCGTCGCTTTAAACGGCTTGGCAGCATTGAAACCAGCCGGATTTATCAAAGTGGCGATTGGAATATTTGTTTCACCTATTTTAGGATTTTTAATCAGTTTGTTATTCGCTTTTATTCTCTCCCGCCTGCTTCGCCGCCACAGCGAACATACACTCAATAAGACATTTAAACTATTTCAATTAGCTTCATCAGCGTTTTTAAGCTTGACTCATGGAGGCAATGATGCCCAGAAAACCATGGGCATCATTGCTGTACTGCTATTTTCAACATCCTGGTTGGATGGTGTGTTTTATATTCCTTTCTGGGTTGTTATTTCCTGTCAGGCTGTCATCAGCTTAGGTACTCTGGCTGGGGGTTGGCGAATTGTGCATACCATGGGTAATAAAATTACCAAGCTCAATACTATGAAAGGATGCATTGCCGAAACAGGGGCGGCATCAATCATTTTTGTTTCAACTGAATTTGGAATTCCTGTATCGACGACTCAAACAGTGACCGGAGCCATTGCCGGGGTAGGACTTACGACGGGATTAAAAGGAACGCATTGGCCCGTTCTGGGCAAAATTTATCTTTCCTGGCTTTTAACCATTCCAGCGGCTGGAATGATTGCAGCCATTTTGCAAACATTGCTGCAATAA
- the coq7 gene encoding 2-polyprenyl-3-methyl-6-methoxy-1,4-benzoquinone monooxygenase: protein MRHLSFLDHVICELDTAVRTLLVPKQRTARRPSPGQEFPERSLSAQEKQHIAGLMRVNHTGEVCAQALYQGQALTAKLTEVKVQMAEAAEEEVDHLAWCEQRLNELNSQVSLLNPLWYSGSLMLGMIAGLAGDRWSLGFVAETERQVTAHLEKHLGNLPAQDDKTKAILAQMQVDEAHHAQVARDAGALELPFWIKQLMSGVSKLMTKSSYYI from the coding sequence ATGCGCCATCTAAGCTTCCTTGATCATGTCATATGCGAACTTGACACTGCCGTACGTACTTTATTGGTTCCCAAGCAGCGTACTGCTCGCAGGCCAAGCCCCGGACAAGAGTTCCCGGAACGCTCTTTGAGCGCGCAAGAAAAGCAGCATATCGCGGGGCTAATGCGTGTTAATCATACAGGAGAAGTATGTGCCCAAGCGCTTTATCAAGGCCAGGCTTTGACCGCAAAACTAACTGAAGTTAAAGTGCAAATGGCCGAAGCAGCAGAAGAAGAAGTGGATCATCTGGCATGGTGCGAACAACGTTTAAATGAACTCAACAGTCAAGTGAGCCTATTAAATCCTCTATGGTATAGCGGTTCATTAATGCTTGGCATGATTGCCGGATTAGCAGGCGATCGCTGGAGTCTTGGATTTGTTGCGGAAACGGAGCGGCAAGTCACAGCACATTTGGAAAAACATCTGGGGAACCTGCCTGCGCAGGATGACAAAACCAAGGCAATTTTGGCCCAAATGCAAGTCGATGAAGCTCATCATGCCCAAGTAGCTCGTGATGCCGGGGCTCTGGAATTACCTTTTTGGATTAAACAATTAATGAGCGGCGTATCAAAATTGATGACTAAAAGCAGTTATTATATTTGA
- the pagP gene encoding lipid IV(A) palmitoyltransferase PagP, translating into MKYAIVCLFFILFQTSVHSSEPCHGWPKWVKPACQRVHQIWDEGENEVYLTGYAWHNRYTYPKEKIDSYNEAAWGGGLGKSYYDKDGDWHGLYAFAFLDSHKNVEPIAGYVFLKTAHLNEHMNVGAGVTLFVTARPDIFHGVPFPGALPAVSFSYRKATLGALYIPGASGAGNVLFLLGKYRF; encoded by the coding sequence ATGAAATATGCTATTGTCTGTTTGTTTTTCATCTTATTTCAAACTTCAGTTCATTCTTCCGAACCCTGTCATGGCTGGCCCAAATGGGTAAAACCCGCTTGCCAGCGTGTGCACCAAATCTGGGATGAAGGAGAGAACGAAGTATACCTAACTGGCTATGCTTGGCATAATCGTTATACGTATCCCAAAGAAAAGATAGATAGTTATAATGAAGCCGCCTGGGGTGGGGGATTAGGTAAAAGCTATTATGATAAAGACGGCGATTGGCACGGGCTATATGCGTTTGCTTTTCTTGACTCTCATAAAAACGTAGAACCCATTGCTGGTTATGTTTTTCTAAAAACAGCCCATTTAAATGAACACATGAATGTGGGCGCTGGAGTAACTTTATTTGTTACTGCTCGGCCGGATATTTTCCATGGTGTTCCTTTTCCTGGCGCCTTGCCGGCAGTCTCATTTTCTTACCGTAAAGCAACCCTTGGCGCCTTATATATTCCCGGTGCCAGCGGAGCGGGTAACGTTCTGTTTTTGCTTGGAAAATATCGATTTTAA
- a CDS encoding amino acid permease — protein sequence MDLFRKKEINSLTDCSEHLLKCLSATDLTFLGIGAIIGAGIFVLTGIVAATQTGPAIVFSYIMAGLACAFSALSYAELAAAIGGCGSAYGYAYAGFGEFIAWIVGWDLLLEYSIAVSAVSVGWSSYFNDFLLAMKIHIPVFLLHGPVDGGIINLLAMSIIGVLSILLIWGVKSSSRFNTIMVLVKLVVIFLFIAVAVMEVNPKNWVPFSPFGWSGVMQGASLIFFAYVGFDAVSTAAEEALHPQRDLPIGIIGSLLICTTLYIIVSGLLTGIVHYSTLNVASPISRSLLMLGYKTVAGMVGVGAIAGLTTVMLVLFYGLSRVFFAMARDGLLPQFFSVINIKTRTPVRIIILCGLIMALTSAFVPIGDLAELVNIGTLFAFVIVCSGVIILRYTRPDLPRPFKTPFMPYVPILGIVSCVYLIFNLPWFTMLRFIIWMMIGMLIYFTFSRLNSTLQKSQECPAE from the coding sequence ATGGACCTGTTTCGTAAAAAAGAGATTAATAGCTTAACGGATTGCAGTGAGCATTTGCTTAAATGTCTGTCTGCCACCGATCTAACATTTCTTGGCATTGGTGCGATTATCGGGGCCGGGATCTTTGTGCTTACTGGCATTGTTGCTGCAACGCAAACAGGCCCTGCTATTGTATTCTCCTACATCATGGCGGGGCTTGCTTGTGCTTTTTCCGCCTTATCTTATGCTGAGCTTGCGGCCGCAATTGGTGGCTGTGGCAGTGCATACGGTTATGCTTATGCCGGATTTGGCGAATTTATTGCCTGGATTGTTGGTTGGGATTTGCTGCTCGAGTATTCTATTGCAGTGTCTGCCGTTTCCGTAGGATGGAGCAGTTATTTTAATGATTTTCTGTTGGCGATGAAAATTCATATACCTGTTTTTCTATTGCATGGTCCGGTGGACGGCGGCATCATTAATTTACTAGCAATGAGCATTATTGGTGTCTTATCCATCTTATTGATATGGGGTGTTAAATCCAGTTCACGCTTTAATACCATCATGGTATTGGTAAAGTTGGTGGTCATTTTCTTGTTCATTGCAGTTGCTGTCATGGAAGTTAACCCTAAAAACTGGGTTCCCTTTTCGCCATTTGGCTGGAGTGGGGTCATGCAAGGGGCCTCGCTAATCTTTTTTGCTTATGTTGGTTTTGATGCGGTTTCAACTGCAGCCGAGGAGGCATTGCATCCACAACGGGATTTGCCCATAGGGATTATTGGTTCTCTTTTAATTTGTACCACGCTTTATATCATCGTTTCGGGCCTTTTAACGGGGATTGTGCATTATAGTACACTCAATGTAGCATCACCCATCAGTCGCTCCTTGTTAATGCTTGGCTATAAAACGGTGGCTGGAATGGTTGGTGTTGGTGCTATAGCAGGTTTAACCACCGTGATGCTGGTGTTATTTTATGGCTTAAGTCGAGTATTTTTTGCTATGGCGCGTGATGGTTTATTGCCGCAATTTTTTTCGGTGATTAATATTAAAACAAGAACACCAGTAAGAATTATTATTCTTTGTGGATTAATAATGGCGCTGACCTCCGCCTTTGTTCCTATCGGTGATCTTGCTGAGTTAGTTAATATTGGGACTCTCTTTGCGTTTGTTATTGTCTGTTCAGGAGTTATCATTCTACGTTATACAAGACCAGATTTGCCCAGGCCATTTAAAACACCATTCATGCCGTATGTTCCAATATTGGGAATAGTTTCTTGCGTTTATTTAATTTTTAATTTGCCATGGTTTACCATGTTGCGGTTTATTATTTGGATGATGATTGGTATGTTGATTTATTTTACCTTTAGCCGTTTGAACAGTACGTTGCAAAAAAGTCAAGAATGCCCGGCTGAATAG
- a CDS encoding efflux RND transporter periplasmic adaptor subunit, with translation MPNKLVEVETVKKQKFQQTIRLLGTIHPKHATVLIAKGTGMLDTLIPSGQRVSKGTLIAKIDNPDLEHNLMLSIHKEILAKTQYERMSPLLKQGFVSAKEIEEKKQAWIEAQKESSKARMELENLRFYAPFDGLIGAYKRREGVQVNLGDAVVTVYDPSSLVVDVDIPCGNLSLIQQGQSVNVLGKPYSLSHFQKMLDEETHMCPADIDIDCENCLVGSTVDVNLVVAERRGVIVIPWQAMFLRNGEPHVYIAHEGKVVLIAVKTGLKQQDKIEVVEGLKSGQQVIIKGQERLYPGMMVDLYQPNTNKMVS, from the coding sequence ATGCCCAATAAATTAGTAGAAGTTGAGACGGTTAAAAAACAAAAATTTCAGCAAACGATTCGTCTTTTGGGGACAATACACCCGAAACATGCAACGGTTTTGATTGCTAAAGGAACTGGTATGCTGGATACGTTGATCCCCAGTGGACAAAGGGTTAGTAAAGGAACTCTCATTGCTAAGATTGATAATCCTGATCTTGAACATAATTTAATGCTTTCTATACATAAGGAAATCCTTGCCAAAACTCAGTATGAACGGATGAGCCCACTTCTTAAGCAAGGCTTTGTCAGCGCCAAAGAAATTGAAGAAAAAAAGCAAGCCTGGATTGAGGCGCAAAAAGAATCATCCAAAGCTAGAATGGAATTGGAGAATCTGCGTTTTTATGCTCCGTTTGATGGATTGATTGGGGCTTATAAACGACGAGAAGGTGTGCAAGTGAATCTTGGCGATGCCGTTGTTACCGTTTATGACCCATCTTCGCTTGTTGTTGATGTGGATATTCCATGCGGTAATTTGAGCTTGATTCAACAGGGACAATCCGTAAATGTTTTAGGTAAACCCTACTCTCTAAGTCATTTCCAAAAAATGTTAGATGAAGAGACACACATGTGTCCGGCAGATATTGATATTGATTGTGAGAATTGTCTTGTTGGCTCTACGGTGGATGTAAATTTGGTGGTTGCTGAGAGGCGAGGCGTCATTGTCATTCCCTGGCAAGCGATGTTTCTTCGTAATGGTGAGCCGCATGTGTATATTGCACATGAAGGAAAAGTGGTATTGATTGCAGTGAAAACAGGATTGAAACAACAAGATAAAATTGAAGTTGTGGAAGGATTAAAATCAGGGCAACAGGTGATCATTAAAGGCCAAGAGCGACTATATCCTGGCATGATGGTTGATCTTTATCAACCTAATACGAATAAGATGGTCAGTTAA
- a CDS encoding F0F1 ATP synthase subunit I translates to MEKSFELESPNNYLIDVDYPYCLLYNPRQTMGGLVKNQQGLRSAQRFFACQIGVTVLIAVLAALVSGRMAALSAMMGGMSSALPNAYFARKLFRYQGARAARQIVNNLYKGEVLKIILSIILFALVFAFFKVVPFAFFAAYIMAQMIFWFAPLIFVNKQNRPESD, encoded by the coding sequence ATGGAAAAAAGTTTCGAACTTGAGTCACCGAATAATTATCTTATTGACGTTGATTATCCATATTGTTTACTTTATAATCCGCGGCAAACGATGGGTGGACTTGTGAAAAATCAGCAAGGCTTGCGCAGCGCACAGCGCTTTTTTGCGTGTCAAATAGGTGTGACTGTATTAATTGCCGTGCTCGCCGCATTGGTTTCTGGCCGGATGGCGGCATTGTCAGCGATGATGGGCGGCATGAGCAGTGCATTGCCTAATGCTTATTTTGCCAGGAAGCTTTTCCGATATCAGGGTGCAAGAGCAGCAAGACAGATCGTCAATAACCTGTACAAAGGTGAAGTACTGAAGATTATTTTATCTATTATTCTGTTTGCCCTGGTATTTGCTTTTTTCAAAGTGGTCCCCTTTGCATTTTTTGCGGCATACATTATGGCTCAAATGATATTTTGGTTTGCTCCATTGATATTTGTTAATAAACAGAATAGGCCTGAAAGTGACTGA
- a CDS encoding F0F1 ATP synthase subunit B: MEINLTLVIQMLVFGAFVWFTMKFVWPPLAKALEERQDKIADGLAAAERGRKELELAQHRIKDDMKQAKVQAADIIEKANRRATQIIEDAKNEARLEAQKLAKIAQEQIAQEVNRARDDLRKQIASLAVAGAERILKQEIDEKASRALLDNLIEEI, translated from the coding sequence TTGGAAATCAATTTAACACTGGTCATACAAATGCTGGTTTTTGGTGCGTTTGTATGGTTTACCATGAAGTTTGTTTGGCCACCTCTTGCCAAGGCATTGGAAGAGCGACAAGACAAGATTGCTGATGGCCTGGCTGCAGCAGAGCGAGGGCGAAAAGAGCTTGAATTAGCACAGCATCGCATAAAGGATGATATGAAGCAGGCCAAAGTTCAGGCTGCCGATATTATCGAAAAAGCAAATCGCCGAGCGACTCAAATCATTGAGGATGCAAAAAACGAGGCTCGTCTTGAGGCGCAAAAATTGGCTAAGATTGCACAAGAGCAAATTGCCCAGGAAGTTAATCGTGCTCGGGATGATCTGCGCAAGCAGATCGCTTCATTGGCTGTCGCTGGTGCTGAAAGAATACTCAAGCAAGAAATTGATGAGAAGGCAAGCCGCGCATTGCTGGATAACTTGATCGAAGAGATTTGA
- the atpG gene encoding F0F1 ATP synthase subunit gamma: MAGAKEIRSKIASIKNTQKITRAMEMVAASKMRKTQDRMRASRPYATKIYEVVRHIARATSEYRHPFMSARDIKRVGVIVITSDRGLCGGLNANLLRETISSMRPWHAQGKEVDLCVIGRKGQSFFKRVGGRVIASIDNLGDTPGVNELIGAVKVMLDAFYQGEIDALHVIYNEFVNTMTQRPIMKQLLPLPISEEDSKALGHHWDYIYEPDAKELLDELLERYIELQVYQAVVENIACEQAAKMIAMKSATDNAGELIKEFQLAYNKARQAAITQELAEIVGGADAL, from the coding sequence ATGGCTGGAGCAAAAGAAATCCGTTCAAAAATTGCGAGTATTAAAAACACGCAAAAAATCACACGAGCAATGGAAATGGTTGCTGCAAGCAAAATGCGCAAAACTCAAGATAGAATGCGTGCTTCCAGACCTTATGCTACAAAAATTTATGAAGTTGTAAGGCATATTGCCCGTGCAACTTCTGAGTATCGTCACCCGTTTATGAGTGCACGCGACATTAAGCGTGTTGGTGTTATTGTGATTACCTCTGATCGCGGCCTTTGCGGTGGTTTAAATGCTAATTTATTACGTGAAACAATAAGTTCAATGCGTCCGTGGCATGCACAAGGAAAAGAGGTGGACTTATGTGTTATTGGTCGCAAGGGTCAGTCATTCTTCAAGCGTGTTGGCGGACGGGTGATTGCTTCCATCGATAACTTGGGAGACACCCCTGGAGTCAATGAATTGATTGGTGCAGTAAAGGTGATGCTGGATGCATTTTACCAGGGAGAAATTGACGCATTGCATGTCATTTATAATGAGTTTGTTAATACAATGACTCAACGGCCAATAATGAAACAATTATTACCGTTGCCAATCTCTGAAGAAGACAGCAAAGCATTAGGTCATCACTGGGATTACATTTATGAACCTGATGCCAAAGAATTATTGGATGAATTGCTGGAGCGATACATTGAATTGCAGGTTTATCAAGCGGTTGTTGAAAATATAGCTTGCGAGCAGGCTGCAAAAATGATTGCTATGAAAAGTGCAACGGATAATGCTGGTGAACTGATTAAAGAATTTCAACTGGCCTATAACAAAGCCCGACAAGCCGCGATTACACAAGAGCTGGCAGAAATTGTCGGTGGTGCAGACGCTTTATAA
- a CDS encoding F0F1 ATP synthase subunit epsilon has translation MAITTHLDIVSAEQEIFSGIVEMVVATGELGELGIVPGHAPLLTLLKPGEVRATLPGGEEEIYYISGGMLEVQPFHVTVLADAVQRADSLDEAAALAAKARAEEAIASKNTEIDYSVAAAELARAVAQIRAIQKVRKKMR, from the coding sequence ATGGCTATAACAACGCACTTGGACATTGTTAGCGCGGAACAAGAGATTTTTTCCGGTATAGTTGAAATGGTCGTGGCGACAGGAGAATTAGGTGAGTTGGGTATCGTCCCTGGGCATGCTCCTTTATTGACCCTGCTTAAACCAGGTGAAGTCCGGGCTACTTTGCCTGGCGGAGAAGAAGAAATATATTATATTTCCGGTGGCATGCTTGAGGTTCAACCATTTCATGTTACCGTGCTTGCAGATGCTGTTCAGCGTGCCGATAGCCTGGATGAAGCTGCAGCACTTGCAGCAAAAGCTCGTGCTGAAGAAGCCATTGCAAGTAAAAACACGGAAATTGACTATTCTGTCGCTGCAGCTGAGCTTGCGCGTGCGGTTGCACAGATTCGTGCAATTCAAAAAGTCAGAAAAAAAATGCGATGA
- a CDS encoding F0F1 ATP synthase subunit delta — MSDTTTIARPYARAIFEHALANDQLASWSTILYVLAQATLDPAAQQFIDNPASTIELQCELLGAPFSTPRYGNERKVIENLITLLAKNKRLMLLPDINVQYAALRAAQEKTLTVSVRSFSALSEEQQQHLIKSLSQRLQRQISLEVDIDKSLLGGAVIRAGDLVIDGSVRGKLNKLGTSLAA; from the coding sequence ATGTCTGATACGACTACTATTGCCAGGCCTTATGCAAGAGCAATTTTTGAGCATGCGCTTGCGAATGATCAACTTGCTTCCTGGTCAACCATTTTATACGTCTTGGCGCAAGCCACACTTGATCCAGCTGCTCAGCAGTTTATTGATAATCCGGCAAGTACTATTGAGTTGCAATGTGAATTGTTAGGCGCTCCGTTTTCAACCCCCCGTTATGGCAATGAACGGAAAGTAATAGAAAACTTGATCACATTACTTGCTAAGAATAAACGTTTGATGTTATTGCCCGACATCAATGTTCAATATGCAGCATTGCGGGCTGCTCAAGAAAAAACTTTGACGGTGAGTGTGCGTAGTTTCTCTGCATTGTCTGAAGAGCAACAGCAACATTTAATCAAATCGTTAAGCCAGCGTTTGCAGCGGCAGATCTCCTTGGAAGTGGACATTGATAAATCTCTCCTGGGAGGGGCGGTTATTCGGGCAGGCGATTTAGTCATAGATGGCTCAGTGCGAGGTAAATTAAATAAACTTGGCACGAGTTTAGCCGCGTAA
- the atpE gene encoding F0F1 ATP synthase subunit C, whose translation MQAASLIAQVQGMTVIAVALLIGLGALGTAIGFGLLGGKFLEGSARQPEMVPMLQVKMFIVAGLLDAVTMIGVGIALFFTFANPFLSSLGS comes from the coding sequence ATGCAAGCTGCAAGTTTAATAGCACAAGTTCAGGGCATGACTGTTATTGCTGTCGCGCTGCTGATTGGATTAGGCGCACTCGGTACGGCAATTGGGTTTGGACTGCTGGGCGGTAAGTTCCTGGAAGGCTCTGCTCGTCAACCTGAGATGGTTCCTATGCTGCAAGTTAAAATGTTTATTGTGGCTGGATTGCTTGATGCTGTAACGATGATTGGCGTTGGTATTGCTTTGTTTTTCACGTTTGCCAACCCCTTCCTGAGCAGTTTGGGTTCTTGA
- the atpA gene encoding F0F1 ATP synthase subunit alpha, producing the protein MSEQISLNPSEISELIRKKIEQFAVVSEARNEGTIVSLKDGIVRLHGLAEVMQGEMIEFPGGVYGLALNLERDSVGAVILGDASTLSEGQKGKCTGRILEVPVGRAMLGRVVDALGNPIDGKGPIAADKSSPIEKVAPGVISRKSVDQPVQTGLKAIDAMTPVGRGQRELIIGDRQTGKSAIAIDAIINQKDTGVKCVYVAIGQKASSVAAIVRKLEEHGALAHTIVVVAGASDAAALQFIAPYTGCTMGEYFMERGEDALIVYDDLTKQAWAYRQISLLLRRPPGREAYPGDIFYLHSRLLERAARINAAEVEKLTNGEVKGKTGSLTALPIIETQAGDVSAFVPTNVISITDGQIFLDVDLFNSGIRPAINSGLSVSRVGGAAQTKIMKKLGGGTRLALAQFRELEAFSQFASDLDEATRKQLERGQRITELMKQPQYSPLSVAEMALALFTVEKGYLDDVPVAEVGAFESSLRDFMHSSHAALLQKINETGAYDDAIESQLKAAVEEFKRTGSW; encoded by the coding sequence ATGTCAGAACAAATATCGTTAAATCCATCTGAAATCAGTGAACTGATCAGAAAGAAAATTGAACAATTTGCCGTTGTTTCTGAAGCACGCAACGAAGGTACGATCGTAAGCTTGAAGGACGGTATTGTCCGTTTGCATGGTCTTGCTGAAGTCATGCAAGGTGAAATGATTGAATTTCCTGGCGGGGTCTATGGTCTCGCGCTTAACTTAGAACGCGATTCCGTTGGCGCAGTTATCTTAGGTGATGCCAGCACCTTGTCTGAGGGGCAAAAAGGCAAATGCACCGGCCGTATTTTGGAAGTTCCTGTCGGTAGAGCTATGCTGGGACGTGTGGTTGATGCCTTGGGTAATCCCATCGATGGCAAAGGTCCTATTGCAGCGGATAAATCATCACCCATTGAAAAGGTGGCTCCTGGAGTGATTTCCCGTAAATCAGTCGATCAGCCTGTACAAACCGGCTTGAAAGCGATTGATGCAATGACCCCGGTTGGGCGTGGTCAGCGTGAATTGATTATTGGCGACCGACAAACAGGTAAGTCAGCTATTGCCATTGATGCCATCATTAATCAAAAAGATACTGGCGTAAAATGTGTGTATGTAGCCATCGGTCAGAAAGCCTCTTCTGTTGCTGCCATTGTGCGCAAATTAGAAGAGCATGGAGCATTAGCGCATACGATTGTTGTTGTTGCCGGCGCTTCTGATGCTGCTGCACTGCAGTTTATTGCTCCTTATACCGGCTGTACCATGGGCGAGTATTTTATGGAGCGTGGTGAAGATGCATTGATAGTCTATGACGATTTGACCAAGCAAGCTTGGGCATATCGCCAGATTTCGCTGTTATTGCGAAGACCACCTGGCCGTGAAGCTTATCCTGGGGATATTTTCTACTTGCATTCACGTCTTTTAGAGCGGGCTGCGCGAATTAATGCGGCTGAGGTGGAAAAGCTGACCAATGGCGAAGTCAAAGGTAAGACAGGTTCCTTAACCGCGTTGCCAATTATTGAAACTCAAGCGGGTGACGTATCAGCATTCGTTCCAACGAACGTCATTTCCATTACGGACGGTCAGATATTCCTTGATGTTGATTTATTTAACTCAGGAATTCGGCCAGCCATTAATTCCGGGTTGTCTGTTTCTCGGGTTGGTGGAGCGGCGCAAACGAAAATTATGAAAAAATTGGGCGGTGGTACTCGTCTGGCTTTGGCACAATTTCGTGAATTGGAAGCATTCTCACAATTTGCGTCTGATTTGGATGAAGCTACACGTAAACAGTTGGAGCGTGGTCAAAGGATCACTGAGTTAATGAAACAGCCGCAATATTCACCGTTATCTGTTGCTGAAATGGCATTGGCACTCTTCACGGTGGAGAAAGGGTATCTGGATGATGTTCCGGTGGCTGAGGTTGGCGCATTTGAGTCTTCTTTACGTGACTTCATGCATAGTTCTCATGCAGCGTTACTGCAAAAAATCAATGAAACTGGCGCGTATGATGACGCGATTGAGTCGCAATTAAAGGCGGCGGTCGAAGAATTCAAGCGTACTGGCAGTTGGTAG
- a CDS encoding BON domain-containing protein: MCGNSSKILFLFLITILLPGCLSSIWTGATLIYDRHNVYKQASDFQLTANASRALYGNGDKVFKCPDCSIDLAVFNGDILLTGHVPTMALRNEAQKRMMALSGYRRLFNQLSIRQRHDSLLQDSWITAKIRSQILADASINPKEFKIITTDQVVYLMGDVIPSQASRVILIARKTAGVKRVVKLFKYYNLSDQPTSQA, from the coding sequence ATGTGTGGGAATAGCAGTAAAATTCTTTTTCTTTTCCTTATTACTATTCTTTTGCCTGGTTGCCTAAGTAGCATATGGACGGGAGCAACTCTTATTTATGACCGTCATAATGTATATAAGCAAGCCAGCGATTTTCAATTGACAGCAAATGCTAGTCGTGCCTTATATGGAAATGGAGATAAGGTATTTAAGTGCCCTGATTGCTCTATTGATTTGGCGGTGTTTAATGGCGACATTTTGTTAACTGGCCATGTCCCCACGATGGCATTACGCAATGAGGCCCAAAAGCGGATGATGGCTTTGTCGGGTTATCGACGGCTATTTAATCAATTAAGTATTCGACAAAGACATGATAGCTTACTACAAGATAGCTGGATTACTGCCAAGATACGTAGCCAAATACTTGCTGATGCATCCATTAACCCTAAAGAGTTTAAAATTATAACGACTGATCAGGTCGTATACTTGATGGGGGATGTCATTCCTTCACAGGCTTCGCGTGTCATCTTGATTGCTAGAAAAACAGCAGGAGTAAAACGCGTTGTCAAATTATTTAAATATTACAATTTAAGTGATCAGCCAACTTCTCAGGCTTGA
- a CDS encoding DUF962 domain-containing protein, translating into MKSFTEQAKWYADYHQKKATLYMHMIGVPILTLSLMILLGFIHVVIPGVLDIKFVDLIILALLAYYFRLNWLLALIMIPIFAFLLWIADLFNYAGPTPFAIWSFIVLFILGCVLQLVGHLIEGKRPAFIENLWQALIAPLFLLAEIFFMAGKMQTLKEEIYGKEPATISVNKEE; encoded by the coding sequence ATGAAATCTTTTACTGAACAAGCAAAGTGGTATGCCGACTACCATCAAAAAAAAGCAACGTTGTATATGCATATGATTGGAGTTCCAATCCTTACTCTTTCCCTGATGATTTTACTTGGCTTTATCCATGTGGTTATTCCAGGAGTATTGGATATCAAGTTTGTTGACTTAATTATATTAGCATTATTGGCTTATTATTTTCGTCTCAACTGGCTTTTAGCACTGATTATGATTCCCATATTTGCTTTTCTTTTATGGATTGCCGACTTGTTTAATTACGCCGGCCCGACTCCTTTCGCCATTTGGTCTTTTATCGTTTTATTCATTCTTGGTTGCGTGCTGCAACTGGTTGGCCATCTTATCGAAGGGAAACGGCCAGCATTCATAGAAAACCTATGGCAAGCCTTGATTGCCCCCTTGTTTCTACTTGCAGAAATCTTTTTCATGGCAGGAAAAATGCAAACGCTTAAAGAAGAGATTTATGGGAAAGAACCAGCAACCATATCCGTAAACAAAGAGGAATAA